One window of Staphylococcus chromogenes genomic DNA carries:
- a CDS encoding LLM class flavin-dependent oxidoreductase has protein sequence MKIELGLTSFADNHEIYTEEGSSPALSNAERIRHIVEEIQVADEVGLDVYGLGEHHRPDYAVSSPATVLAAAAATTENIKLSSAVTVLSSDDPVRVYQQFSTVDAISNGRAEIMAGRGSFIESFPLFGYDLNNYEQLFDEKLQLLMDINKNEIVHWEGSMRPKIDGLGVYPRADKEIPIWLATGGTPESSLKAGALGLPITYAIIGGNPKRFARNVAMYKAIAESNGFNADDLQVASHSWGYVADTDEQAQAEYMPATEAHHNIIAKERGWPPFTLEHFQREIGPNGAMYVGSPETVAQKIIDTVEALGLTRFMLHLPIGSIPHERTLRSIRLFGEKVKPIVDQYFENK, from the coding sequence ATGAAAATAGAATTAGGTTTAACTTCATTTGCCGACAACCACGAAATCTATACTGAAGAAGGATCCTCCCCAGCACTTTCAAATGCTGAACGTATTCGTCACATCGTCGAAGAAATTCAAGTTGCGGATGAAGTAGGCTTGGATGTCTATGGTCTTGGGGAACATCATCGCCCAGATTATGCAGTCTCAAGCCCTGCTACAGTGCTTGCGGCAGCAGCAGCGACCACTGAAAATATAAAATTGTCTTCTGCTGTGACAGTGCTTTCTTCAGACGATCCTGTACGTGTGTATCAACAATTCTCTACAGTTGATGCCATTTCAAATGGACGTGCTGAAATAATGGCGGGTCGAGGCTCATTTATAGAATCTTTCCCATTATTTGGGTACGATTTAAATAACTACGAACAATTATTTGATGAAAAATTGCAACTTTTAATGGATATTAACAAAAATGAAATTGTTCATTGGGAAGGCAGCATGAGACCTAAAATTGATGGTTTAGGTGTATATCCTAGAGCGGATAAGGAAATTCCAATTTGGCTTGCAACTGGAGGCACTCCAGAGTCTTCTCTTAAAGCAGGTGCGTTAGGTTTGCCGATTACTTATGCTATTATAGGAGGTAATCCAAAACGATTTGCGCGTAATGTTGCGATGTATAAAGCAATCGCAGAGTCCAATGGCTTTAATGCAGACGACTTACAAGTTGCTTCACACTCATGGGGTTATGTGGCAGATACTGATGAACAAGCACAAGCTGAATATATGCCAGCAACAGAAGCCCATCATAACATTATTGCGAAAGAACGTGGATGGCCACCGTTTACGTTAGAACACTTCCAACGTGAAATTGGTCCAAATGGCGCAATGTATGTAGGTAGCCCTGAAACAGTCGCACAAAAAATTATTGATACTGTTGAAGCATTAGGACTTACACGTTTTATGTTACACCTTCCAATAGGGTCAATCCCGCATGAACGTACACTTCGTTCTATCCGTTTATTCGGTGAGAAAGTAAAACCAATTGTAGATCAATATTTTGAAAATAAATAA
- a CDS encoding ThiF family adenylyltransferase — MMQNRYSRQILFQDIGEKGQRKINEKTVLIVGMGALGTHLAEGLVRAGIKKLRLIDRDYIEASNLQRQTLFNEADANEATPKVVAAERALKKIRSDVIIESVINHADVHVLNELVEDVDLIMDATDNFDTRMMINDVAYKNQIPWIYGGVVRSTYVEAPFIPGQTPCFQCLIPQIPSMNLTCDTVGVIQPAVTMTTSFQLRDALKILTETPFTPKLTYGDIWEGTHHTFGFRKLHRQECPTCGAHPSFPFLVQQQPQMATLCGRDTVQYQHPEVHFEDLITFLDKHRIAYKSNGYIVQFMFQNHRIVGFQNGRLLIHGMTDVNQAYTIINQLFG, encoded by the coding sequence CTGATGCAAAATCGATATTCAAGACAAATTTTATTTCAAGATATAGGAGAAAAAGGGCAGCGAAAAATCAATGAGAAAACAGTCTTAATTGTCGGCATGGGGGCTTTAGGGACACATCTGGCAGAGGGATTAGTGCGTGCTGGAATTAAAAAACTACGGCTGATAGACCGAGATTATATTGAGGCCTCTAACCTTCAGAGACAAACGCTGTTTAATGAGGCGGATGCAAATGAGGCCACACCCAAAGTCGTCGCAGCTGAACGCGCCCTGAAAAAAATTCGTTCAGACGTGATCATTGAATCGGTCATTAATCATGCCGATGTTCATGTTTTAAATGAACTTGTTGAGGATGTTGATTTAATTATGGATGCGACAGACAATTTTGATACCCGCATGATGATTAATGATGTCGCATACAAAAATCAGATTCCATGGATTTATGGTGGAGTTGTGCGGAGTACATATGTTGAGGCGCCTTTTATTCCTGGACAAACGCCTTGTTTTCAATGTTTAATTCCACAAATCCCATCCATGAATTTAACGTGTGATACAGTAGGGGTGATTCAGCCTGCTGTTACCATGACCACCAGTTTTCAATTGAGAGATGCGCTCAAGATTTTAACTGAGACGCCTTTCACGCCAAAGCTAACGTATGGAGATATTTGGGAAGGCACTCACCACACGTTTGGATTTCGTAAATTACACCGTCAAGAGTGTCCCACATGTGGTGCGCATCCAAGCTTCCCATTTCTTGTCCAACAACAACCTCAAATGGCAACGTTATGTGGCCGAGATACAGTACAATATCAACACCCAGAGGTTCATTTTGAGGATTTAATCACGTTTTTAGATAAACATAGAATCGCTTATAAAAGTAATGGCTATATTGTACAATTCATGTTTCAGAATCATCGCATCGTCGGCTTTCAAAATGGCCGATTGTTAATTCATGGGATGACAGATGTTAATCAAGCCTACACCATTATTAATCAACTTTTTGGATAA
- a CDS encoding YbaN family protein, with the protein MRYFLVVVGVIFTILGFLGAVLPLLPTTPFLLVAVICFAKSSRRFHDWLVQTSLYKAYVEDFKTYRGYTMRKKIQLLISLYIVVGFSFWMIDMPIIRIGLLVMVIMQTIVLFTWVRTLPKSHDLRKKYDTF; encoded by the coding sequence ATGCGCTATTTTTTAGTCGTAGTTGGCGTCATCTTCACAATACTAGGTTTTCTAGGAGCTGTTTTACCTCTTTTACCCACCACTCCTTTTTTATTAGTAGCTGTGATTTGTTTTGCCAAAAGTTCGAGACGATTTCATGATTGGCTCGTCCAAACAAGCTTATATAAAGCTTATGTAGAAGATTTTAAAACGTATCGCGGTTATACAATGAGAAAGAAAATTCAACTTTTAATCAGTCTTTACATCGTTGTCGGATTTTCTTTTTGGATGATAGATATGCCAATCATTCGAATCGGTTTACTCGTGATGGTCATTATGCAAACCATAGTACTGTTTACTTGGGTACGTACATTGCCCAAAAGTCATGATTTAAGAAAAAAATATGATACCTTCTAG
- a CDS encoding acyl-CoA dehydrogenase family protein, whose translation MQSVLIQSEIQKKWIDKLESQRATFESFAHDNDQNASFPHQNIQWLIDEGYTQLTLPKAYGGYGATIEDMVILQTLLGSMDGATALSIGWHMGLIGELFEKQDWDEKLLNQLAEEVKKGALINRAVSEAETGSPTRGGRPATYAERQGEYYVLNGVKTFTSMSPALTHILVAAYIPEKETVGFFLVKTPTEGLTIADNWDMVGMRATESHDLILKDVKVPLEHLVELKGQGPKFQNGWLLHIPSAYLGIAQAARDYAFQFATTHQPNSIEAPIGELPVVQQNLGKMETKLLAARHMLWSTAHAYQSDLSMQSISNETNASKIIVMNEGLDVVDLAMRVVGAKSLEMSRPLQRYYRDMRAGLHNPPMEDMAYSQIAQMALKAVPTHDNK comes from the coding sequence ATGCAATCCGTATTAATTCAATCTGAGATTCAAAAGAAATGGATAGATAAACTAGAGTCTCAAAGAGCAACTTTTGAATCATTCGCACATGATAATGATCAAAATGCCTCATTTCCGCATCAAAATATTCAATGGCTGATTGACGAAGGCTATACTCAGTTAACGCTACCCAAAGCGTATGGAGGGTATGGTGCAACAATTGAAGATATGGTTATTCTGCAAACTTTACTAGGTTCTATGGACGGTGCTACAGCCCTTTCAATTGGATGGCATATGGGGTTAATTGGTGAATTATTTGAAAAACAGGATTGGGATGAAAAATTATTGAATCAACTTGCTGAAGAGGTTAAAAAAGGGGCTTTGATTAATCGCGCAGTGAGTGAAGCTGAAACTGGGAGCCCAACGCGAGGAGGCCGCCCTGCCACATATGCTGAGCGTCAGGGAGAATATTATGTATTGAATGGGGTGAAAACGTTTACGTCTATGAGCCCAGCTTTAACACATATTTTAGTGGCAGCCTACATTCCAGAGAAAGAAACAGTAGGATTTTTCTTAGTCAAAACGCCTACAGAAGGGTTAACCATCGCAGACAATTGGGACATGGTCGGTATGCGTGCGACTGAAAGTCATGACCTTATTTTAAAAGATGTCAAAGTTCCCCTCGAACATCTCGTTGAACTTAAAGGTCAAGGGCCTAAGTTTCAAAATGGATGGTTGCTTCACATTCCTAGTGCTTATTTAGGCATTGCACAAGCCGCAAGAGATTATGCATTTCAATTTGCAACCACACACCAACCCAATAGCATTGAAGCCCCGATTGGTGAATTGCCAGTGGTTCAACAAAATTTAGGCAAAATGGAAACGAAATTACTCGCAGCGCGACATATGTTATGGAGTACAGCGCACGCCTATCAATCAGATTTATCAATGCAGTCCATCTCTAACGAAACAAACGCAAGTAAAATCATTGTGATGAATGAAGGATTGGACGTAGTTGATCTTGCCATGCGTGTCGTTGGTGCTAAAAGTTTAGAAATGTCACGTCCGTTACAACGATATTATCGTGATATGAGAGCAGGGTTGCACAATCCACCGATGGAAGATATGGCCTATAGTCAAATTGCACAAATGGCCCTTAAAGCAGTACCAACGCATGATAATAAGTAG
- a CDS encoding DoxX family protein, which translates to MLLRYVTNLKLAKELLGAAKPKLKNDQGMRDAFESFNLSPELVRVVGAAEGAAAVLFGLSIFNKRLSQAASIITVIVLGVAIQKHFAAGHGKEGAKAAIDIASMAGLSLADTLVSRK; encoded by the coding sequence ATGTTATTAAGATATGTAACAAATTTAAAATTAGCAAAAGAATTACTTGGAGCAGCTAAACCTAAATTAAAAAACGATCAAGGGATGAGAGATGCATTTGAATCATTCAATCTATCACCTGAGCTCGTACGTGTTGTAGGTGCAGCTGAAGGCGCAGCAGCCGTATTATTCGGTTTAAGTATTTTTAATAAACGTTTATCTCAAGCAGCATCAATCATCACAGTTATCGTACTTGGTGTAGCAATTCAAAAACACTTTGCTGCTGGACATGGTAAAGAAGGTGCTAAAGCTGCAATTGATATTGCTTCAATGGCAGGTTTAAGCTTAGCAGATACGTTAGTAAGCCGTAAATAA
- a CDS encoding GNAT family N-acetyltransferase, with protein MSHVSLKDIYTDGHLVETAQRYTRYLTPEQPLKFDANKWQYHEMPDILTFKGDMMWQEQHHLAQGSRHLHFDFPEDQTLSQDMLRFLRASGFELGCVEMYAIEGRELQSLTDEPICLKKVTLQTVQDYLEIFNLVGAPYGEDYLKEAGQHIIEQVTQGTPCLEYYVAYENGPVGILNLIQKRNTVEIDGFAVKPELQGRKIGTRMQAQVGKIAKQRLVILVADAEDTAKEMYVKQGYTYLHFRYSALLEKNT; from the coding sequence GTGAGTCATGTATCATTAAAAGACATTTATACTGATGGGCACCTTGTTGAAACAGCGCAACGCTATACGAGATATTTAACACCAGAGCAACCTTTAAAATTTGATGCAAATAAATGGCAATATCATGAAATGCCAGATATTTTAACTTTTAAAGGAGACATGATGTGGCAAGAACAACATCATTTGGCCCAAGGCTCTCGTCATCTTCATTTTGACTTTCCAGAGGATCAAACATTGTCACAAGATATGTTGCGTTTTTTAAGAGCCTCCGGTTTTGAACTCGGATGCGTTGAGATGTATGCCATTGAAGGTAGAGAACTCCAAAGCTTAACAGATGAGCCTATCTGTTTGAAAAAAGTGACCTTACAAACAGTACAAGATTACCTCGAGATATTTAATCTTGTGGGGGCACCATATGGAGAAGACTACTTGAAAGAAGCAGGTCAACATATTATCGAACAAGTGACACAAGGCACCCCTTGTTTGGAATATTATGTCGCCTATGAAAATGGACCTGTTGGGATTCTCAATTTAATTCAAAAGCGCAACACTGTAGAAATAGACGGTTTTGCTGTCAAACCAGAACTACAAGGACGCAAGATTGGCACGCGGATGCAAGCGCAAGTGGGTAAAATCGCAAAACAGCGACTTGTCATTTTAGTGGCTGATGCTGAAGATACGGCCAAAGAGATGTATGTGAAACAAGGCTATACGTATTTGCATTTTCGATATAGTGCATTATTAGAAAAAAATACTTAG
- a CDS encoding ATP-binding cassette domain-containing protein has protein sequence MLNIYIKHHVNRHLIQLNIHTENPKIYAIAGVSGVGKTTLLNMIAGLRTPEEGRIQIGTRTLLDTQKKLTLPTQKRKVGYLFQDYQLFPHMTVLQNIEFMHPEKAHVAKLCDALKIEHLKHVYPDRCSGGERQRVALARALSQKPDLLLLDEPFSSLDDDTKEESMALIQNIFAEWQIPIIFVTHSKYEASQLAHETLHIKVTESEIL, from the coding sequence ATGTTAAATATTTATATTAAACACCATGTTAATCGTCATCTTATTCAACTCAATATTCATACTGAGAATCCTAAAATATATGCTATCGCAGGCGTTTCTGGAGTGGGGAAAACGACCCTTTTAAACATGATTGCTGGTTTACGTACACCAGAAGAGGGGCGTATCCAAATTGGAACACGCACATTGTTAGATACGCAAAAAAAGTTAACGCTTCCCACACAAAAACGTAAAGTGGGCTATTTGTTTCAAGATTATCAATTATTTCCGCATATGACGGTCCTTCAAAATATTGAATTTATGCATCCTGAAAAAGCGCATGTGGCCAAATTATGTGACGCGCTAAAGATTGAACACTTAAAACATGTCTATCCGGATCGATGTTCGGGAGGAGAACGGCAACGCGTCGCCCTTGCACGTGCATTAAGCCAAAAGCCTGACTTATTACTCTTGGATGAACCGTTTTCAAGTTTAGATGATGACACGAAAGAAGAGAGTATGGCTTTAATTCAAAATATTTTTGCGGAGTGGCAAATTCCAATTATATTTGTGACGCATTCCAAATATGAGGCCTCTCAGTTGGCGCATGAAACCCTACACATTAAAGTAACGGAATCAGAAATCTTATAA
- a CDS encoding biotin transporter BioY, with product MKTRLLVYTALMTAIIAVMGFVPAIPLPFIPVPIVLQNIGIFLAGMILGRKYGTLSVLVFLLLVLCGAPLLSGGRGGIGVLMGPSAGFLIMYPVVTYLMGWMRDRHFNGLNVIKVFFIILIFGVVLLDVVGAIVMGFVIHMPISKALVLSLTFLPGDIIKAIIASIIAMALIKNPVTGRIFKNV from the coding sequence GTGAAAACACGATTACTTGTTTACACAGCTTTAATGACGGCAATTATTGCTGTAATGGGGTTTGTACCGGCGATACCTTTGCCATTTATACCGGTACCTATTGTTTTACAAAATATTGGAATATTTTTAGCAGGAATGATTTTAGGACGTAAATACGGCACGCTTAGTGTACTCGTATTTTTATTACTTGTTTTATGTGGTGCACCTCTCTTATCTGGAGGCCGTGGGGGCATTGGTGTATTAATGGGACCAAGTGCTGGGTTTCTCATTATGTATCCCGTCGTTACATATTTAATGGGGTGGATGCGTGATCGCCATTTTAATGGCTTAAATGTCATCAAAGTATTTTTTATCATTTTAATTTTTGGTGTTGTATTATTAGATGTAGTAGGAGCAATTGTGATGGGCTTTGTGATTCATATGCCAATCTCTAAAGCATTGGTGCTCTCACTCACATTCTTACCTGGGGATATTATTAAAGCAATCATCGCATCTATCATCGCGATGGCTTTAATCAAAAATCCGGTGACAGGACGTATTTTTAAAAATGTATAA
- the modB gene encoding molybdate ABC transporter permease subunit, with amino-acid sequence MADLTPLWISLRVAFISTVIVIILSIILAKLLYNKQNTWTRLIESFLLLPIILPPTVLGFLLLIAFSVEGAFGHFITHVLGIQVVFSLVGATVASVIVSFPLMYQHTVQGFRNIDRQMLNAARTMGASESKIFFKLILPLSKRALIAGAMLAFARAIGEFGATLMVAGYIPGRTNTLPLEIYFLVQQGQENKAWLWVLVLVAFSITIIGTMNMLNKEHYKERD; translated from the coding sequence ATGGCTGATTTAACGCCATTATGGATTTCATTACGTGTCGCATTTATCAGTACGGTGATTGTCATTATTTTAAGTATTATTTTGGCAAAATTACTTTACAATAAGCAGAATACGTGGACAAGATTAATTGAAAGTTTTTTGTTGTTGCCCATTATTTTGCCACCCACAGTTTTAGGTTTTTTACTTCTGATTGCCTTTTCTGTTGAGGGCGCATTTGGACATTTTATAACTCACGTGCTAGGAATACAAGTTGTTTTTTCGCTTGTAGGCGCTACTGTAGCCTCTGTCATAGTGAGTTTCCCATTAATGTATCAACACACCGTTCAAGGATTTCGCAACATCGATCGACAGATGTTAAACGCAGCGAGAACGATGGGGGCCTCAGAGTCTAAAATATTTTTTAAATTAATTCTCCCTTTGTCGAAACGTGCACTTATCGCAGGGGCAATGTTAGCTTTTGCGCGTGCCATCGGGGAGTTCGGTGCGACGTTAATGGTAGCAGGTTATATTCCTGGTCGTACCAATACATTACCTTTAGAAATTTATTTTCTTGTTCAACAAGGGCAAGAAAATAAAGCATGGCTATGGGTGCTCGTATTAGTTGCATTTTCTATTACGATTATTGGAACGATGAATATGCTCAACAAAGAGCATTACAAAGAGAGGGATTAG
- a CDS encoding transcriptional regulator, SarA/Rot family yields MRKYPIKNMKEFIAMTRTVKETSTLIKQKHGLTYEEMYILVYVYEKRLPAYNVKDIITVSKFKPYYITKALQKLKEQGYLSKKRNEQDERTVIIEITKDQYKMIDQLFKQIETLF; encoded by the coding sequence ATGAGAAAATATCCAATTAAAAACATGAAAGAATTCATTGCGATGACGCGAACAGTCAAAGAAACATCAACTCTCATAAAACAAAAACATGGACTGACATACGAAGAAATGTACATTCTTGTTTATGTTTATGAAAAAAGGCTTCCAGCATACAATGTGAAAGACATCATTACGGTTTCAAAATTTAAACCCTACTACATCACAAAAGCATTACAGAAACTTAAAGAACAAGGATATTTATCTAAAAAACGTAATGAACAAGATGAACGTACCGTAATTATTGAAATTACAAAAGATCAATACAAAATGATTGACCAACTGTTCAAACAAATAGAAACGCTGTTTTGA
- a CDS encoding MogA/MoaB family molybdenum cofactor biosynthesis protein, which produces MHTNVNLGRNIKCAVLTVSDTRNVETDKGGKLVLDFLKTLNTEVAPECYTIVKDDISQIQAQVSSWLQEGVEVIITTGGTGIAQRDCTIEAIRPLLEKEIEGFGELFRYLSYVEDVGSRALLSRAIGGTVGHQLIFCLPGSTGAVTLGMKKLIMPELNHLVHELNK; this is translated from the coding sequence ATGCATACAAATGTAAATTTAGGAAGAAATATTAAATGTGCAGTTTTAACCGTATCAGATACACGAAATGTAGAGACGGATAAGGGAGGTAAATTGGTTTTAGACTTTTTAAAAACACTCAATACAGAGGTTGCCCCCGAATGTTATACGATTGTTAAAGACGATATTTCTCAGATTCAAGCGCAAGTCTCTTCTTGGCTGCAAGAAGGTGTAGAAGTGATTATTACGACTGGAGGTACAGGCATTGCACAGCGTGATTGCACGATTGAAGCCATTCGTCCATTACTCGAAAAAGAAATAGAAGGTTTTGGAGAGTTATTTAGATATTTAAGTTACGTTGAAGATGTAGGGAGTAGGGCATTACTTTCTCGTGCGATTGGAGGCACTGTAGGGCATCAATTGATTTTTTGTTTGCCAGGCTCTACGGGGGCTGTCACTTTAGGAATGAAAAAGTTAATTATGCCAGAATTAAATCATCTTGTTCACGAACTGAACAAATAA
- the fdhD gene encoding formate dehydrogenase accessory sulfurtransferase FdhD → MNRDINYNQKIIRYEDGELFETYDDYVTEFPLTIMVNGEEFATVICSPTNLKELVLGFLASEGVILKRKELKQLDIDDSKGFAHVEITYNVHDRVQLSTKRLVASCCGKSREFYFQNDAAIAKTSMSNLNLHPEQVLTLMARLQDESATFQATGGLHNAAISDGQEFYIHRQDIGRHNALDKLYGYCIQNEISVRDKVLIFSGRISSEILIKAAKIGVGMIISKSAPTTLAIQLANDLNITTIGFVRDGHFNIYSHAKRITQKID, encoded by the coding sequence GTGAATCGAGATATCAACTATAATCAAAAAATTATTCGGTATGAAGATGGCGAACTTTTTGAAACATACGATGATTATGTGACAGAGTTCCCATTAACCATTATGGTAAACGGTGAAGAATTTGCGACCGTCATTTGTAGCCCGACCAACTTGAAAGAATTAGTACTAGGCTTTTTAGCTTCTGAAGGTGTCATATTGAAACGTAAAGAATTAAAGCAACTTGACATTGATGATAGTAAAGGTTTTGCCCATGTGGAGATTACGTACAACGTACATGACCGTGTACAACTTTCAACTAAACGCCTCGTTGCGTCCTGTTGTGGAAAAAGCCGTGAGTTTTACTTTCAAAATGATGCAGCGATTGCCAAAACATCCATGAGCAACCTCAATCTCCATCCTGAACAAGTTTTAACTTTAATGGCGCGCTTACAAGATGAAAGTGCAACGTTTCAAGCGACGGGTGGCTTACATAATGCTGCCATTAGTGATGGCCAGGAATTTTATATTCACCGACAAGATATCGGTAGACATAATGCTTTAGATAAACTCTATGGATACTGTATACAAAATGAAATTTCAGTAAGAGATAAAGTCTTAATCTTCAGCGGTCGCATTTCGTCTGAAATTTTAATTAAAGCTGCGAAAATTGGGGTCGGTATGATTATTTCAAAATCTGCACCGACAACATTAGCCATTCAATTGGCGAATGACTTAAACATCACTACAATAGGTTTTGTGCGTGATGGACATTTTAATATCTATAGTCATGCAAAACGCATAACTCAAAAAATTGATTAA
- a CDS encoding PH domain-containing protein, producing MILDRVNPEDLFPTEKVGPAVLGIIEYEVQGQSEYEGAYIATNERLIMNVDMNGQFYYRNIPYNDISSISYEDGKLLFGFEVGKVAMKSLKSKNVDAFIAYVQQQMTHATKTQN from the coding sequence ATGATACTTGACCGTGTGAACCCAGAAGATTTATTTCCAACTGAGAAAGTAGGACCAGCTGTTCTAGGCATTATTGAATATGAAGTACAAGGACAAAGCGAATATGAAGGGGCCTATATCGCAACAAATGAGCGATTAATTATGAATGTAGATATGAACGGTCAATTTTATTACCGAAATATTCCTTATAACGATATTTCAAGTATTTCCTATGAAGACGGGAAGCTTTTGTTTGGTTTTGAAGTTGGAAAAGTCGCGATGAAATCTCTCAAAAGTAAAAATGTAGATGCATTTATTGCGTATGTACAACAACAAATGACACATGCAACTAAAACACAAAATTAG
- the modA gene encoding molybdate ABC transporter substrate-binding protein, which translates to MKKIWLLSMSLIVCLLMIAGCGQNSSKSEHSDASKENTLTISAAASLTDVTKALEKEFKKTHPDTKIDFNYGGSGALRQQIEKGAPVDVFMSANTKDVDTLKSKDKVIETYDYAHNKLVLIKQKGQPTKTLNQLSKEDHLALGEVESVPAGKYAKTYLEREGLWKQVQPQIVYTKDVREVLNYVDKGNATYGFVYETDLYAGNTQKSGVEKVKAVKLNQPITYRMGRISDNKASEAWSKFMKSDKAKAILKDYHFEQ; encoded by the coding sequence ATGAAAAAAATTTGGCTATTAAGTATGAGCTTAATCGTCTGTCTTTTAATGATTGCAGGTTGTGGCCAAAATAGTTCAAAGTCAGAGCACTCTGATGCATCAAAAGAGAATACACTTACAATTTCAGCTGCAGCTAGTCTAACTGACGTCACAAAAGCATTAGAGAAAGAATTTAAAAAAACACATCCAGATACAAAAATTGATTTTAATTATGGTGGCTCTGGCGCTTTAAGACAACAAATTGAAAAAGGAGCACCCGTAGATGTGTTTATGTCTGCGAACACGAAAGATGTCGATACGTTAAAATCAAAAGATAAAGTGATAGAAACTTACGACTATGCGCATAACAAATTAGTGTTGATTAAACAAAAAGGACAACCCACAAAAACATTAAACCAACTTTCAAAAGAGGATCATCTTGCGCTCGGAGAGGTTGAGTCTGTCCCTGCAGGAAAATATGCAAAAACGTATTTAGAAAGAGAAGGTCTTTGGAAACAAGTACAGCCACAAATCGTTTATACAAAAGATGTTCGAGAAGTGTTAAACTATGTTGATAAAGGCAATGCCACATACGGTTTTGTTTATGAGACAGACTTATACGCGGGGAACACACAAAAATCAGGTGTTGAAAAAGTAAAAGCCGTTAAGCTAAATCAACCTATTACATACCGCATGGGTCGTATTTCAGATAATAAAGCCAGTGAAGCATGGTCTAAATTTATGAAAAGCGATAAAGCTAAAGCAATTTTAAAAGATTATCATTTTGAACAATAG
- a CDS encoding ABC transporter substrate-binding protein gives MKKWIIPFVVLMFVLAACGQNKDEQSSKESQKTLAIKTADGEQKVKIPEKPERIVVLAPTYAGGLKYLDANIVGVSNQVDQSPVLKKHFKNVDKLGNEDVEKVASLKPDLIITYNTDKNTKKLEKIAPTLAMDYAQYNYLEQQELLGKIMNKEKEVADWKADWEKQTQEDGEAIKEKIGDNATVSIFEDFDKKIYAYGKNWGRGSEVLYQAFGLKMPAELEKATKKEGWKEISKEEIGTYAGDYIVKAKVPNAAEPEFSKTAMWSNLPAVKQQHVIEANSNVYWYNDPYSLDVIRQDLKKQLLK, from the coding sequence ATGAAAAAATGGATCATTCCATTTGTCGTTTTAATGTTTGTTTTAGCGGCATGTGGTCAAAATAAAGATGAACAGTCATCAAAAGAAAGTCAAAAAACGTTGGCAATTAAAACAGCTGATGGAGAACAAAAAGTTAAAATCCCTGAAAAACCTGAGCGTATTGTCGTCTTAGCACCGACTTATGCTGGGGGCTTAAAATACTTAGATGCGAATATTGTTGGTGTTTCAAATCAAGTAGACCAAAGTCCAGTTTTGAAAAAACATTTCAAAAATGTGGATAAATTAGGGAATGAAGATGTTGAAAAAGTCGCGTCATTAAAACCAGATTTAATTATTACGTATAATACAGATAAAAATACGAAGAAACTCGAAAAAATTGCGCCTACTTTAGCGATGGATTATGCGCAATACAATTATTTAGAGCAACAAGAATTACTTGGGAAAATAATGAATAAAGAAAAAGAAGTTGCAGATTGGAAAGCAGATTGGGAAAAACAAACCCAAGAAGATGGTGAAGCAATTAAAGAAAAAATCGGAGATAATGCCACTGTGTCCATTTTCGAAGACTTTGATAAGAAAATCTATGCTTATGGAAAAAACTGGGGTCGTGGTAGTGAAGTGCTCTATCAAGCATTTGGCTTAAAGATGCCAGCTGAATTAGAAAAAGCAACGAAAAAAGAAGGATGGAAAGAAATCTCTAAAGAAGAAATCGGGACTTATGCTGGGGATTACATTGTAAAAGCAAAAGTACCAAATGCAGCAGAACCTGAGTTCTCTAAAACCGCGATGTGGTCAAATTTACCAGCAGTTAAACAACAACATGTGATTGAAGCAAATTCAAATGTTTATTGGTACAATGATCCATATTCATTAGATGTAATTCGTCAAGATTTGAAAAAACAATTGTTAAAATAG